In one window of Dokdonia sp. PRO95 DNA:
- a CDS encoding PAS domain-containing sensor histidine kinase, translating into MSDPKIKMYERALAREKAARKEAERILEEKSLELYHKSEELRVSNSKLEDIIKERTSELEGVFENIVDAYVVMELSGNVIKMNDAAMTLLGYSLEDNFNLWDIVHPDENDKVVEGFEILTSKGAITDFQIKIIIASGAIKLVHINASIVFNADGKPIAAQGIVRDITQVKEAEQRLIDSENRLSALILNLESGILLEDEYRNIVITNNRFCNFFNITATPEQLIGVNCENAAIESKHLFKDPEEFLSRINALTRKKEQALSDELKLIDGRILERDFIPIYEDGVYKGHLWTYRDVTLRRKFRESIEAERQKYSDIIANMNLGLTEVNLDNEILMANNSFELLSGYKEQEILGKNAKELLLTPASQEKLARQKKKRLKGISNSYEVEVITKSGELKHLLISAAPNYNINGKVIGSIGVHLDITELKSLELEKENLLKKLEKRNDELQEYAHVVSHDLKSPLRSINALVNWIRDDNEDVFTEETKSHLEMIDTTLEKMEQLISDVLEYSSAGSENTASQRVNLQEVLADIKTLLHCPEHITLSIHPDLPTVNGDKVKLQQLFQNLMSNAIRYCDKDKGLIEVGFTESKTHYTFTVKDNGIGIPKEYHDKIFKIFQSLNNHKDSTGIGLSIVKKIVDLYQGNIWLESTVGEGTTFFFTLQK; encoded by the coding sequence ATGAGTGACCCCAAAATCAAGATGTATGAAAGAGCACTAGCACGTGAAAAAGCAGCTAGAAAAGAAGCCGAGCGTATTCTTGAGGAAAAGTCATTAGAATTATATCACAAGTCTGAGGAGTTAAGAGTTTCAAACTCAAAACTAGAAGATATTATAAAAGAACGCACTTCTGAACTTGAGGGAGTGTTTGAAAACATAGTAGATGCCTATGTAGTTATGGAGTTATCTGGTAATGTTATCAAGATGAATGATGCTGCCATGACACTCCTTGGGTATAGCCTAGAAGATAACTTCAATCTTTGGGATATTGTCCACCCAGATGAAAATGACAAAGTTGTTGAGGGCTTTGAGATCCTAACATCTAAAGGTGCAATAACAGATTTTCAAATAAAAATTATCATCGCTTCAGGAGCTATTAAGTTAGTTCATATTAATGCAAGCATTGTCTTTAATGCAGATGGTAAGCCTATAGCAGCCCAAGGTATTGTAAGAGATATTACACAAGTAAAGGAAGCAGAGCAGCGTCTCATAGATTCAGAAAATCGATTATCTGCACTTATTTTAAACCTAGAAAGTGGTATTCTCCTAGAAGATGAATATCGCAATATTGTAATCACAAATAATCGCTTTTGCAATTTTTTCAATATTACTGCTACTCCAGAACAACTTATTGGAGTAAACTGTGAGAATGCAGCCATAGAAAGCAAACATCTTTTTAAAGACCCAGAAGAATTTTTATCAAGAATAAATGCGCTTACGCGAAAAAAGGAACAGGCACTATCTGATGAGCTTAAATTAATAGATGGACGTATTTTAGAAAGAGATTTTATTCCTATTTATGAAGATGGTGTTTATAAAGGACACCTATGGACGTATAGAGACGTTACCTTGAGAAGAAAATTTCGCGAAAGCATAGAAGCAGAACGCCAAAAATATAGTGACATTATTGCAAATATGAACCTAGGCCTTACCGAGGTAAATCTTGATAATGAAATCTTGATGGCCAATAATAGTTTTGAGTTATTATCTGGTTACAAGGAACAAGAGATACTTGGCAAAAACGCAAAGGAATTATTACTTACACCAGCATCTCAAGAAAAACTTGCAAGACAAAAAAAGAAACGATTAAAGGGAATATCAAATTCTTATGAAGTAGAAGTTATCACAAAGAGCGGCGAGTTAAAACACCTATTAATAAGCGCGGCACCTAATTATAATATTAATGGTAAAGTAATAGGTTCTATAGGAGTTCACCTTGATATTACAGAACTCAAGAGTCTAGAGTTGGAGAAAGAAAACCTCTTAAAGAAACTTGAAAAACGTAATGATGAGCTACAGGAGTACGCACACGTAGTTTCTCATGATCTTAAAAGTCCGCTTAGGAGCATTAATGCGCTTGTAAACTGGATTAGAGATGATAATGAAGACGTTTTTACAGAAGAGACAAAGAGTCATCTAGAGATGATAGACACTACGCTAGAAAAGATGGAACAGCTCATTTCTGACGTGCTAGAATATTCAAGCGCAGGATCTGAAAATACAGCTTCCCAAAGAGTAAACTTGCAAGAAGTACTAGCAGATATAAAAACTTTGCTTCACTGTCCAGAACATATTACATTGAGTATTCATCCAGATTTACCTACCGTAAATGGAGATAAAGTCAAGTTACAACAGTTGTTTCAAAACTTGATGAGTAATGCGATACGTTATTGTGATAAAGACAAAGGTCTCATAGAGGTAGGTTTTACAGAAAGTAAAACACATTATACCTTTACGGTCAAGGATAATGGAATCGGGATTCCTAAAGAGTACCACGATAAAATATTTAAGATTTTTCAATCACTTAATAACCATAAAGACTCTACGGGTATAGGACTTTCTATTGTGAAGAAAATAGTAGACCTATATCAAGGAAATATTTGGCTAGAAAGCACCGTAGGGGAGGGCACAACGTTCTTCTTTACATTACAAAAATAA
- a CDS encoding FIST N-terminal domain-containing protein, whose amino-acid sequence MKTVQLQRDSSGSWHYLSESIALDNPLVLILGNRFLLEKEGVYEEVRDLFPSGHLVFGSSSGEIVAGAVNDNHITITAIEFEKSSFEIQTFNIHEVGDDSEKAGSTIVNKLTEEGLKHIFVLSEGSFVNGSALTKGMQEALPKVLITGGLCGDDARFEKTLASYNEAPKEGEIVVIGFYGETFEASFSIYGGWTPFGPERLITKSDGNILYEIDGKPALDLYKTYLGDKAEELPGSALIYPLNVKSAENDQSFVRTILNIDEEKNAMILAGDVPEQSKVQLMMTNMDSIASASETAALRAMEGRNNPPQLALLISCIGRKLVLDQRIEEEVEEVMSVIGDDVVIGGMYSYGEIAPFYGERSCKLHNQTMTITLISE is encoded by the coding sequence ATGAAAACTGTACAATTACAACGCGACTCGTCTGGCTCATGGCACTATTTAAGTGAATCAATAGCACTTGATAATCCGCTGGTGCTTATTCTAGGTAACCGATTTTTACTAGAGAAAGAAGGCGTTTATGAGGAAGTAAGAGACTTATTTCCTTCGGGGCATCTTGTATTTGGATCTTCTAGTGGTGAGATTGTGGCTGGCGCTGTAAATGATAACCACATTACAATAACCGCAATAGAGTTTGAAAAGTCCTCCTTTGAGATTCAGACTTTTAATATTCATGAGGTAGGAGATGATAGTGAGAAAGCAGGATCTACAATTGTAAATAAGTTAACAGAAGAAGGTCTTAAGCACATATTTGTATTATCTGAAGGAAGTTTTGTAAATGGATCTGCTCTAACTAAAGGGATGCAAGAGGCGTTGCCTAAAGTTCTAATCACTGGCGGACTGTGTGGAGATGATGCACGTTTTGAAAAGACACTAGCCTCTTATAATGAGGCGCCAAAGGAAGGCGAGATTGTAGTCATAGGTTTTTATGGAGAAACCTTTGAAGCGTCATTCTCAATTTATGGTGGGTGGACCCCTTTTGGGCCAGAAAGGCTTATCACAAAATCTGATGGTAATATCTTGTACGAGATAGATGGTAAACCAGCATTAGATTTATACAAGACATATCTAGGCGACAAAGCAGAAGAACTACCAGGCTCTGCGCTTATCTATCCGCTCAATGTAAAAAGTGCAGAAAACGATCAGTCATTTGTACGAACTATTTTAAATATAGATGAAGAGAAAAATGCGATGATTTTAGCTGGCGATGTACCGGAGCAATCTAAAGTACAACTCATGATGACTAATATGGATAGTATCGCATCGGCATCAGAAACGGCTGCATTACGAGCGATGGAAGGAAGAAATAATCCTCCACAATTAGCCTTGCTCATAAGCTGTATAGGACGTAAGCTAGTACTAGATCAACGTATAGAAGAAGAGGTAGAGGAGGTAATGAGTGTGATAGGTGATGATGTCGTGATAGGAGGGATGTATTCTTACGGTGAGATTGCCCCTTTTTACGGAGAACGTAGTTGTAAATTGCATAATCAAACGATGACTATCACTTTAATAAGCGAATAG